One Bombina bombina isolate aBomBom1 chromosome 5, aBomBom1.pri, whole genome shotgun sequence DNA segment encodes these proteins:
- the C5H7orf25 gene encoding UPF0415 protein C7orf25 homolog isoform X2, translated as MRYNAANMSVTSMLRERIAIAKELMKRAETLSRSRVGGVEGGVKLCSKLKAELKFLQKVEAGKVAIKESHLQSTNLTHLKAIIESAESLEEVIGVLHVFSYNDQFGEKQTLVVDVVANGGHTWVKAIGRKAEALHNIWLGRGQYGDKSVIEQAEDFLQASCQQPVQYSNPHIVFAFYNSVSKPMAEKLKDMGISVRGDIVAVNTMQEYPQDENYPSGSESDDDSSELLEVSKVDRENIVASIAFPTEIKVEVCNRVNLDITTLITYVSALSHGGCHLIFKEKVLTEQAAQERQEKVLPKLCSFMEGKELFASECAVKDFQSILETLGGPGERERAASLIKRITVVPDQPSERALKLAISSKINSRSISIFGTGDTLKAITMTANSGFVRAAANQGVKFSVFIHQPRALTESKESSATPLPKNYASSDFL; from the coding sequence GTATAATGCTGCCAACATGTCTGTTACCTCTATGCTTCGTGAACGCATAGCTATTGCTAAAGAGCTGATGAAAAGAGCTGAAACCCTCTCAAGGTCTCGAGTTGGAGGTGTGGAAGGAGGAGTAAAATTATGCAGCAAGTTGAAAGCAGAATTAAAATTCCTGCAAAAAGTAGAAGCTGGCAAAGTAGCCATTAAAGAGTCACACCTTCAAAGCACCAATCTCACTCACCTAAAAGCTATCATTGAATCAGCAGAAAGCCTGGAAGAGGTTATTGGCGTTCTTCATGTCTTCAGCTACAACGACCAGTTTGGTGAAAAGCAAACTCTGGTAGTGGATGTTGTAGCAAATGGTGGTCATACTTGGGTAAAAGCTATTGGACGGAAGGCTGAAGCTCTACACAACATATGGTTAGGTCGTGGTCAGTATGGGGACAAAAGTGTCATTGAACAAGCAGAGGACTTTTTACAAGCAAGCTGCCAGCAACCTGTACAGTATAGCAATCCCCATATCGTATTTGCTTTTTATAACAGTGTTTCCAAACCTATGGCTGAGAAGTTAAAAGATATGGGCATCTCTGTACGTGGGGATATAGTTGCTGTTAACACCATGCAGGAATATCCACAGGATGAGAATTACCCAAGTGGCAGCGAATCAGATGATGACAGCTCAGAGCTTCTAGAAGTAAGCAAAGTTGACAGAGAAAATATAGTTGCCAGTATTGCTTTCCCCACGGAGATCAAGGTAGAAGTGTGCAATCGAGTGAATTTGGACATCACAACATTAATTACTTATGTATCTGCCCTCAGCCATGGAGGCTGCCACTTGATCTTTAAAGAAAAGGTTTTGACAGAGCAAGCAGCCCAGGAAAGGCAAGAGAAGGTGCTTCCAAAGTTGTGCTCATTCATGGAGGGAAAGGAGCTATTTGCCTCTGAATGTGCTGTAAAGGATTTTCAGTCCATATTGGAAACCTTGGGTGGaccaggggagagggagagagctgcATCTCTTATAAAGAGGATCACTGTGGTTCCAGACCAGCCTTCTGAACGTGCCTTAAAACTAGCTATTAGCTCGAAAATTAATTCCCGCTCTATTTCAATTTTTGGAACTGGGGACACCTTAAAAGCCATCACAATGACTGCTAACAGCGGTTTTGTCAGAGCTGCAGCCAACCAGGGTGTCAAGTTTAGCGTATTCATTCACCAGCCTAGAGCACTAACTGAGAGCAAAGAATCTTCAGCTACCCCGTTACCAAAGAATTATGCATCTTCAGATTTTCTCTGA
- the C5H7orf25 gene encoding UPF0415 protein C7orf25 homolog isoform X1 — MPRYNAANMSVTSMLRERIAIAKELMKRAETLSRSRVGGVEGGVKLCSKLKAELKFLQKVEAGKVAIKESHLQSTNLTHLKAIIESAESLEEVIGVLHVFSYNDQFGEKQTLVVDVVANGGHTWVKAIGRKAEALHNIWLGRGQYGDKSVIEQAEDFLQASCQQPVQYSNPHIVFAFYNSVSKPMAEKLKDMGISVRGDIVAVNTMQEYPQDENYPSGSESDDDSSELLEVSKVDRENIVASIAFPTEIKVEVCNRVNLDITTLITYVSALSHGGCHLIFKEKVLTEQAAQERQEKVLPKLCSFMEGKELFASECAVKDFQSILETLGGPGERERAASLIKRITVVPDQPSERALKLAISSKINSRSISIFGTGDTLKAITMTANSGFVRAAANQGVKFSVFIHQPRALTESKESSATPLPKNYASSDFL; from the coding sequence GTATAATGCTGCCAACATGTCTGTTACCTCTATGCTTCGTGAACGCATAGCTATTGCTAAAGAGCTGATGAAAAGAGCTGAAACCCTCTCAAGGTCTCGAGTTGGAGGTGTGGAAGGAGGAGTAAAATTATGCAGCAAGTTGAAAGCAGAATTAAAATTCCTGCAAAAAGTAGAAGCTGGCAAAGTAGCCATTAAAGAGTCACACCTTCAAAGCACCAATCTCACTCACCTAAAAGCTATCATTGAATCAGCAGAAAGCCTGGAAGAGGTTATTGGCGTTCTTCATGTCTTCAGCTACAACGACCAGTTTGGTGAAAAGCAAACTCTGGTAGTGGATGTTGTAGCAAATGGTGGTCATACTTGGGTAAAAGCTATTGGACGGAAGGCTGAAGCTCTACACAACATATGGTTAGGTCGTGGTCAGTATGGGGACAAAAGTGTCATTGAACAAGCAGAGGACTTTTTACAAGCAAGCTGCCAGCAACCTGTACAGTATAGCAATCCCCATATCGTATTTGCTTTTTATAACAGTGTTTCCAAACCTATGGCTGAGAAGTTAAAAGATATGGGCATCTCTGTACGTGGGGATATAGTTGCTGTTAACACCATGCAGGAATATCCACAGGATGAGAATTACCCAAGTGGCAGCGAATCAGATGATGACAGCTCAGAGCTTCTAGAAGTAAGCAAAGTTGACAGAGAAAATATAGTTGCCAGTATTGCTTTCCCCACGGAGATCAAGGTAGAAGTGTGCAATCGAGTGAATTTGGACATCACAACATTAATTACTTATGTATCTGCCCTCAGCCATGGAGGCTGCCACTTGATCTTTAAAGAAAAGGTTTTGACAGAGCAAGCAGCCCAGGAAAGGCAAGAGAAGGTGCTTCCAAAGTTGTGCTCATTCATGGAGGGAAAGGAGCTATTTGCCTCTGAATGTGCTGTAAAGGATTTTCAGTCCATATTGGAAACCTTGGGTGGaccaggggagagggagagagctgcATCTCTTATAAAGAGGATCACTGTGGTTCCAGACCAGCCTTCTGAACGTGCCTTAAAACTAGCTATTAGCTCGAAAATTAATTCCCGCTCTATTTCAATTTTTGGAACTGGGGACACCTTAAAAGCCATCACAATGACTGCTAACAGCGGTTTTGTCAGAGCTGCAGCCAACCAGGGTGTCAAGTTTAGCGTATTCATTCACCAGCCTAGAGCACTAACTGAGAGCAAAGAATCTTCAGCTACCCCGTTACCAAAGAATTATGCATCTTCAGATTTTCTCTGA
- the C5H7orf25 gene encoding UPF0415 protein C7orf25 homolog isoform X3: MSVTSMLRERIAIAKELMKRAETLSRSRVGGVEGGVKLCSKLKAELKFLQKVEAGKVAIKESHLQSTNLTHLKAIIESAESLEEVIGVLHVFSYNDQFGEKQTLVVDVVANGGHTWVKAIGRKAEALHNIWLGRGQYGDKSVIEQAEDFLQASCQQPVQYSNPHIVFAFYNSVSKPMAEKLKDMGISVRGDIVAVNTMQEYPQDENYPSGSESDDDSSELLEVSKVDRENIVASIAFPTEIKVEVCNRVNLDITTLITYVSALSHGGCHLIFKEKVLTEQAAQERQEKVLPKLCSFMEGKELFASECAVKDFQSILETLGGPGERERAASLIKRITVVPDQPSERALKLAISSKINSRSISIFGTGDTLKAITMTANSGFVRAAANQGVKFSVFIHQPRALTESKESSATPLPKNYASSDFL; this comes from the coding sequence ATGTCTGTTACCTCTATGCTTCGTGAACGCATAGCTATTGCTAAAGAGCTGATGAAAAGAGCTGAAACCCTCTCAAGGTCTCGAGTTGGAGGTGTGGAAGGAGGAGTAAAATTATGCAGCAAGTTGAAAGCAGAATTAAAATTCCTGCAAAAAGTAGAAGCTGGCAAAGTAGCCATTAAAGAGTCACACCTTCAAAGCACCAATCTCACTCACCTAAAAGCTATCATTGAATCAGCAGAAAGCCTGGAAGAGGTTATTGGCGTTCTTCATGTCTTCAGCTACAACGACCAGTTTGGTGAAAAGCAAACTCTGGTAGTGGATGTTGTAGCAAATGGTGGTCATACTTGGGTAAAAGCTATTGGACGGAAGGCTGAAGCTCTACACAACATATGGTTAGGTCGTGGTCAGTATGGGGACAAAAGTGTCATTGAACAAGCAGAGGACTTTTTACAAGCAAGCTGCCAGCAACCTGTACAGTATAGCAATCCCCATATCGTATTTGCTTTTTATAACAGTGTTTCCAAACCTATGGCTGAGAAGTTAAAAGATATGGGCATCTCTGTACGTGGGGATATAGTTGCTGTTAACACCATGCAGGAATATCCACAGGATGAGAATTACCCAAGTGGCAGCGAATCAGATGATGACAGCTCAGAGCTTCTAGAAGTAAGCAAAGTTGACAGAGAAAATATAGTTGCCAGTATTGCTTTCCCCACGGAGATCAAGGTAGAAGTGTGCAATCGAGTGAATTTGGACATCACAACATTAATTACTTATGTATCTGCCCTCAGCCATGGAGGCTGCCACTTGATCTTTAAAGAAAAGGTTTTGACAGAGCAAGCAGCCCAGGAAAGGCAAGAGAAGGTGCTTCCAAAGTTGTGCTCATTCATGGAGGGAAAGGAGCTATTTGCCTCTGAATGTGCTGTAAAGGATTTTCAGTCCATATTGGAAACCTTGGGTGGaccaggggagagggagagagctgcATCTCTTATAAAGAGGATCACTGTGGTTCCAGACCAGCCTTCTGAACGTGCCTTAAAACTAGCTATTAGCTCGAAAATTAATTCCCGCTCTATTTCAATTTTTGGAACTGGGGACACCTTAAAAGCCATCACAATGACTGCTAACAGCGGTTTTGTCAGAGCTGCAGCCAACCAGGGTGTCAAGTTTAGCGTATTCATTCACCAGCCTAGAGCACTAACTGAGAGCAAAGAATCTTCAGCTACCCCGTTACCAAAGAATTATGCATCTTCAGATTTTCTCTGA